The following coding sequences lie in one Flavobacterium sp. 20NA77.7 genomic window:
- a CDS encoding glycoside hydrolase family 31 protein yields the protein MKKILILLVLTTISFGQNTKRNFLYSKGLHVNVSDGAYHFKFINSNIVETTFIPNNEKNTPESVATIPVNSDNYDITSTENANEISFSYQNLTIKITKQPFQIRYSYKNKEILAEKLGYFKRKHIPLDIVKDNIKADSTEVLQFSITPNEMLYGGGARALGMNRRGNKLALYNRAHYGYEDQAALMNFTLPIVISSNKYMVHFDNAPVGYLDLDSQKNNTLEYETISGRKTYQIIVGDSWEDLTTNYTLLTGRQPLPPRWAFGNFASRFGYHSEAEARKTIEKFKAEKIPVDAIILDLYWFGKTIQGTMGNLEVFRDSFPNFETMVSDFNKIGVKTIPITEPFILTTSAKWNDAVAKNVLCTAEDSKPATWDFYFGNTGLVDVFKPEGKKWFWDIYKNLINNGVGGVWGDLGEPEVFPSFAHSVKGLADEVHNIYGHQWAKMIYEGYQKDFPTQRPFILMRAGAAGSQRYGMIPWSGDVNRTWGGLSKQVEIALQMGMQGMAYMHSDLGGFAGANLDDELYVRWLQYGVFNPVFRPHAQEEVPSETVYRSDWAKKIAKQAIELRYQLLPYNYTLAYKNSTTGTPLMRPLFFEDDTNDLLSKADGYLWGNDFLVYPILEKAQKTKEIYFPKSANWYDFYTGKRYEAGATEILSLVENYIPTFVKAGSFIPTYKVAQTTSAINYDEIVVHYFRDNETTAEGYMYEDNGQTPEAIVKNDYGTIHFKSTQNNKKLLISTEAISRGNYKMTTKQFEIVIHNCNKAPKNIKVNGNIRIFEFNKQTQTLIIKAEKENNQNTIEINF from the coding sequence ATGAAAAAAATACTTATATTACTTGTACTAACTACAATTTCTTTCGGGCAAAACACAAAAAGAAATTTTCTTTATTCAAAAGGTTTACACGTCAATGTGTCGGATGGAGCATATCATTTCAAATTTATTAATTCAAACATAGTTGAAACTACTTTTATACCCAATAACGAAAAAAACACACCTGAATCAGTAGCTACTATTCCTGTAAATTCGGATAATTATGATATAACTTCCACTGAAAATGCTAACGAAATTTCTTTTTCGTATCAAAATTTAACTATCAAAATTACCAAACAACCTTTCCAAATAAGATATTCCTATAAAAACAAAGAAATTCTAGCTGAAAAATTAGGCTATTTTAAAAGAAAACACATTCCCTTAGATATTGTTAAAGATAATATTAAAGCAGACTCTACAGAAGTGCTACAGTTTTCAATTACGCCTAACGAAATGCTTTATGGTGGCGGTGCTAGGGCTTTAGGCATGAATAGAAGAGGAAATAAACTAGCGTTATACAACAGAGCACATTATGGGTATGAAGATCAAGCTGCTTTAATGAATTTTACTCTTCCCATAGTTATTTCGTCAAACAAATATATGGTCCATTTTGATAATGCTCCAGTGGGCTATTTAGATTTGGATAGTCAAAAAAATAATACATTAGAATATGAAACAATTTCTGGGAGAAAGACGTATCAGATAATTGTTGGTGATTCATGGGAAGATTTAACAACAAATTATACCCTGCTTACAGGAAGACAGCCTTTACCGCCAAGATGGGCTTTTGGAAATTTCGCTTCTCGGTTTGGATATCATTCGGAAGCAGAAGCTAGAAAAACGATTGAAAAATTTAAAGCAGAAAAGATACCTGTAGATGCTATAATTCTAGATTTGTATTGGTTTGGTAAAACGATTCAAGGCACCATGGGAAATTTGGAAGTTTTTAGAGACAGTTTTCCAAATTTTGAGACGATGGTAAGCGATTTTAATAAAATTGGAGTAAAAACGATACCTATAACAGAACCATTTATTTTAACTACTTCGGCTAAATGGAATGATGCAGTGGCTAAAAATGTATTATGTACTGCAGAAGATAGTAAACCAGCTACATGGGACTTTTATTTTGGAAATACAGGATTAGTTGATGTCTTTAAACCAGAAGGAAAAAAATGGTTTTGGGACATTTATAAAAATTTAATAAATAATGGAGTAGGAGGTGTTTGGGGTGATTTAGGTGAGCCCGAGGTTTTCCCTTCTTTTGCTCATTCTGTAAAAGGTTTAGCAGACGAGGTGCACAATATTTATGGGCATCAATGGGCAAAAATGATTTATGAGGGCTATCAAAAAGATTTTCCAACACAAAGACCGTTTATTTTAATGCGAGCAGGAGCCGCAGGTTCACAACGTTATGGTATGATACCATGGAGTGGAGATGTAAATAGAACGTGGGGAGGCTTGTCAAAACAAGTAGAAATTGCATTACAAATGGGAATGCAAGGTATGGCTTATATGCATTCAGATTTAGGTGGATTTGCAGGGGCTAATTTAGATGATGAATTATACGTAAGATGGTTACAGTATGGTGTTTTTAACCCCGTATTTAGACCACATGCACAAGAAGAAGTGCCTTCAGAAACAGTATATAGAAGTGATTGGGCAAAAAAAATAGCCAAACAAGCAATCGAATTACGTTACCAATTATTACCTTATAATTATACGTTGGCTTACAAAAATTCAACTACGGGTACACCGCTTATGAGACCTTTGTTTTTTGAAGACGATACAAATGATCTACTCTCAAAAGCTGATGGGTATTTATGGGGAAATGATTTTTTAGTTTACCCTATTCTTGAAAAAGCTCAAAAAACGAAAGAGATTTATTTTCCTAAATCGGCAAATTGGTATGATTTTTATACTGGAAAACGCTATGAAGCAGGTGCAACAGAAATACTTTCATTAGTAGAAAATTATATCCCAACATTTGTGAAAGCAGGAAGCTTTATTCCTACCTATAAAGTAGCACAAACGACTTCAGCTATTAATTATGACGAAATAGTCGTGCATTATTTTAGAGATAATGAAACTACTGCGGAAGGATATATGTATGAAGATAACGGACAAACACCTGAAGCAATTGTTAAAAATGATTATGGAACGATTCATTTTAAAAGTACTCAAAACAACAAAAAACTTTTAATAAGCACAGAAGCTATTTCAAGAGGAAACTATAAAATGACAACGAAACAATTTGAAATAGTAATTCATAATTGTAACAAAGCTCCAAAAAACATAAAGGTAAATGGAAACATCAGAATTTTTGAATTTAACAAACAAACACAAACATTAATTATAAAAGCAGAAAAAGAAAATAACCAAAACACAATAGAAATTAATTTTTAA
- the pgmB gene encoding beta-phosphoglucomutase produces MGNKKAFIFDLDGVIVDTAKYHFLAWQKLATSLGIHFTHEDNENLKGVSRVRSLELILGLGNYQATEEEKQRWLQKKNEDYLTYIDAMDESEILPDVVKVLDFLKTKNQFIVLGSASKNAIPILEKVHILHYFDAIVDGNDVSNAKPDPEVFLQGAKKVKVENENCIVFEDSVAGIQAANLAHMTSIGIGEPTILQEAKFNFKDFTQIDEAFLSKLINE; encoded by the coding sequence GTGGGTAATAAAAAAGCATTTATTTTTGATCTTGATGGTGTAATTGTAGATACGGCTAAATATCATTTTTTGGCTTGGCAAAAACTAGCCACTAGCTTAGGGATCCATTTTACACATGAAGATAATGAAAATTTGAAAGGTGTAAGCCGTGTGCGTTCTCTTGAACTTATTTTAGGTTTGGGAAATTATCAGGCTACAGAGGAGGAAAAACAACGTTGGTTACAAAAAAAAAATGAAGATTATCTAACCTATATTGATGCGATGGATGAATCTGAAATTCTTCCAGATGTAGTAAAAGTGCTAGATTTCCTTAAAACAAAAAATCAATTTATTGTATTGGGCTCAGCAAGTAAAAATGCTATTCCTATTTTAGAAAAAGTCCATATTTTGCATTATTTTGATGCTATAGTAGACGGAAACGATGTTTCCAATGCAAAACCAGACCCAGAAGTTTTTCTTCAAGGGGCAAAAAAAGTAAAGGTTGAAAACGAAAATTGTATTGTTTTTGAAGATTCTGTTGCTGGAATTCAAGCAGCTAATTTAGCTCATATGACTAGTATAGGAATTGGAGAACCAACTATTTTACAAGAAGCAAAGTTTAATTTTAAAGACTTCACACAAATAGATGAAGCTTTTTTATCAAAATTAATTAACGAATAG
- a CDS encoding glycoside hydrolase family 65 protein, whose protein sequence is MNQDYILPNNWSIIEEGFDADRVKSSESLFSIGNGAMGQRANFEEHYSGSTFQGSYIAGVYYPDKTKVGWWKNGYPEYFAKVLNAPNWIGINVEINGENLDLATCKSVAHFKRELNMKEGWYSRSFEAVLQNDTQIEVKVIRFLSLDIDELGAIRYEIVPVNTDAKVVFKPYVDAGIENEDTNWEERFWETLELKNQDNQAFVVARTLKTNFTVATYMHNSILVNETIADVKPVEVKKEAHSISFSYEIAAVKGQKVSIQKFGGYTVSTNHKEEYLISAAQKIITQATDLGFDRLLENQKLAWAKIWEMSDITIEGDVKAQQGIRFNIFQLNQTYLGKDSRLNIGPKGFTGEKYGGSTYWDTEAYCIPFYMATKDQNVARSLLEYRYNQLDKAIENAQNNLGFKNGAALYPMVTMNGEECHNEWEITFEEIHRNGAIAFAIYNYYRFTGDYSYIPEKGLEVLIGIARFWHQRATFSTNKNKYVILGVTGPNEYENNVNNNWYTNYIAKWCLDYTYAQIEKVKSEYTSDFERIMSKVTLNDTELQSWKNTADNMYFPYSEEHGVYLQQDGFLDKELITVADLDKSQRPINQKWSWDRILRSPYIKQADTLQGFYFFEDHFTREDLAKHFDFYEPFTVHESSLSPCVHSIQAAVLGRMEQAYTFYLRTSRLDLDDYNKEVHEGLHITSMAGTWMSIVEGFGGMRVKNDTLHFEPRIPKQWQGFSFKINFRNQIIKVNASHQGTTFSLEGETPVKVFVFGKEVVIEPNNIVTV, encoded by the coding sequence ATGAATCAAGATTATATTTTACCAAATAATTGGTCCATAATTGAAGAAGGATTTGATGCAGATCGAGTAAAGTCATCTGAAAGTTTATTTAGTATAGGTAATGGTGCTATGGGGCAACGTGCCAATTTTGAAGAGCACTACTCAGGGAGTACTTTTCAAGGTAGTTACATTGCAGGAGTCTATTATCCAGATAAAACTAAAGTGGGCTGGTGGAAAAATGGCTATCCAGAATATTTCGCAAAAGTATTGAACGCGCCAAATTGGATAGGTATTAACGTAGAAATTAATGGCGAAAATCTTGATTTAGCAACATGTAAATCCGTTGCACATTTTAAGCGCGAACTAAATATGAAAGAAGGATGGTATAGCCGTTCTTTTGAAGCTGTATTACAAAATGACACACAAATTGAAGTAAAAGTAATTCGTTTCCTTTCATTAGATATTGATGAATTAGGCGCTATTCGTTATGAAATAGTTCCGGTAAATACAGATGCCAAAGTCGTTTTTAAACCCTATGTTGATGCAGGTATTGAAAATGAAGACACAAATTGGGAAGAGCGTTTTTGGGAAACATTGGAATTGAAAAATCAAGACAATCAAGCTTTTGTTGTAGCACGCACATTAAAAACAAATTTCACAGTAGCTACCTATATGCACAATAGTATATTGGTAAATGAAACTATTGCAGATGTAAAACCTGTAGAGGTTAAAAAAGAAGCACATAGTATTTCATTTTCTTATGAAATTGCAGCAGTTAAAGGACAAAAAGTAAGCATTCAAAAATTTGGAGGCTATACTGTTTCAACCAATCATAAAGAAGAATATTTAATTTCAGCAGCACAAAAAATTATTACTCAAGCCACTGATTTAGGCTTTGATAGATTGCTAGAAAATCAAAAATTAGCGTGGGCTAAAATTTGGGAAATGAGTGATATTACTATCGAAGGAGATGTAAAAGCTCAACAAGGAATTCGTTTCAATATTTTTCAATTAAACCAAACCTATTTAGGTAAAGATTCTCGCTTAAATATTGGACCTAAAGGATTTACTGGAGAAAAATATGGTGGCTCAACTTATTGGGATACTGAAGCGTATTGCATCCCGTTTTATATGGCAACAAAAGATCAAAATGTTGCTCGTAGTTTATTAGAATACCGTTACAATCAATTAGACAAAGCCATCGAAAATGCTCAAAATAATTTAGGGTTCAAAAATGGTGCGGCACTCTATCCAATGGTAACAATGAATGGTGAAGAATGTCATAATGAATGGGAAATTACTTTTGAAGAAATTCATAGAAACGGAGCCATTGCATTTGCTATTTATAATTATTACCGTTTCACAGGTGATTACAGTTACATTCCAGAAAAAGGATTAGAAGTATTGATTGGAATCGCTCGTTTTTGGCACCAAAGAGCTACGTTTTCTACAAATAAAAACAAGTATGTTATTTTAGGAGTAACTGGTCCAAATGAATACGAAAATAACGTAAATAATAACTGGTATACCAATTATATTGCAAAATGGTGTCTTGATTATACGTATGCTCAAATTGAAAAAGTAAAATCGGAATATACTTCTGATTTTGAAAGAATTATGAGCAAAGTAACCTTAAATGATACCGAATTACAATCTTGGAAAAATACTGCAGACAACATGTATTTTCCTTATTCAGAAGAACACGGAGTATATTTACAACAAGATGGTTTCTTAGATAAAGAATTAATTACGGTAGCTGATTTAGACAAGAGCCAAAGACCTATCAATCAAAAATGGTCTTGGGATAGAATTCTTCGTTCGCCTTATATTAAACAAGCAGATACGTTGCAAGGATTCTATTTCTTCGAAGATCATTTTACCAGAGAAGATTTAGCTAAACATTTTGATTTTTATGAGCCATTTACCGTTCATGAAAGCTCATTGTCACCTTGTGTACATTCTATTCAAGCAGCGGTTTTAGGCAGAATGGAACAAGCTTATACTTTTTACTTAAGAACCTCTCGATTAGATTTAGATGATTATAACAAAGAAGTTCATGAAGGATTACATATTACGTCTATGGCAGGAACTTGGATGAGCATTGTAGAAGGTTTTGGAGGAATGCGTGTTAAAAATGACACCTTACATTTTGAACCAAGAATTCCGAAACAATGGCAAGGATTTTCATTTAAAATTAATTTTAGAAATCAAATTATAAAAGTAAACGCATCACATCAAGGAACAACATTCAGTTTAGAAGGAGAAACACCTGTAAAAGTGTTTGTTTTTGGTAAAGAAGTTGTGATTGAACCAAATAATATTGTAACAGTATAG
- a CDS encoding alpha/beta hydrolase — protein sequence MYKKILFLFISVCSFAQEIMMKEIKSEHFLGKIQRVENFPSNYVKPRNVDVWLPENYSPEKKYSVLYMHDGQMLFDATTTWNKQEWQVDDVVTKLVAENKIEDVIVVGVWNIPTIRHLDLFPQKAFDLLPKQEKEKMIEQAKAINLDLTKINSDNYLKFIVEEVKPFVDKQFSTYSDAAHTAVMGSSMGGLISMYAICEYPEIFSKAACLSTHWIGLKDVENNPMPNAFFTYMQKKLPNPDTHKIYFDFGTETLDAFYVKYEDNVNQILAEKGFTEKNAKNLKFEGTDHSENSWQKRIHIPLEFMFGK from the coding sequence ATGTACAAAAAAATATTATTCTTATTTATTTCAGTATGTTCTTTTGCACAAGAAATAATGATGAAAGAAATAAAAAGCGAACATTTTTTAGGTAAAATTCAACGTGTTGAAAATTTTCCATCAAACTATGTAAAGCCCCGAAATGTAGATGTTTGGTTGCCAGAAAATTATTCCCCAGAAAAAAAGTATTCTGTTTTGTATATGCATGATGGACAAATGCTTTTTGACGCAACGACAACATGGAATAAACAAGAATGGCAAGTAGATGATGTAGTGACCAAATTAGTGGCAGAAAATAAAATTGAAGACGTAATTGTTGTAGGCGTTTGGAATATTCCTACTATAAGACATTTAGATTTATTTCCACAAAAAGCGTTTGATTTATTGCCAAAACAAGAGAAAGAAAAAATGATTGAACAAGCGAAAGCTATCAATTTAGATTTGACTAAAATTAATTCAGATAATTATTTAAAATTTATTGTAGAGGAAGTTAAGCCATTTGTAGACAAGCAATTTTCAACGTATTCAGATGCTGCACATACGGCGGTTATGGGTTCCAGTATGGGCGGACTAATTTCTATGTATGCTATATGTGAATATCCTGAAATTTTTAGTAAAGCCGCTTGTTTGTCCACACATTGGATAGGATTAAAAGATGTAGAAAACAATCCTATGCCTAATGCTTTTTTTACCTATATGCAAAAAAAATTACCGAATCCTGATACACATAAAATCTATTTTGATTTTGGCACAGAAACATTAGATGCATTTTATGTAAAATATGAAGACAATGTAAATCAAATACTAGCAGAAAAAGGATTTACTGAAAAAAATGCTAAAAATTTAAAATTTGAAGGAACAGATCATTCTGAAAATTCTTGGCAAAAAAGAATTCATATTCCTTTAGAATTTATGTTTGGAAAATAA
- a CDS encoding MFS transporter, translated as MEKRKLSFWEIWNMSFGFLGIQFGFALQGGYMSRIFQTLGAEPHDIPGLWIAAPLTGLIVQPIIGFLSDRTWSTRFGRRKPYFLLGAVLSSFALFFVPYSSTLWIAAGFLWILDASINISMEPFRALVADKLPDEQRSYGFIMQTLIIGIGTWVASNLPWLVKQLGFAETNETGVIPVYVKVAFGIGALVFLLSILYTILTTKEYPPKDLEAFETKKNETNFITDFFASLRSMSSNMLKLGVIQFFSWFAFFTMWSMATPALTEHVFKAPAPLKKEFNLQIPAEKLEFETLNNTFQTASDSVGSAMGLYGLSSMAFALILTFYSSRLKVNRKYIHMFSLIAGGIGFLMMSVLPNPSYLNASFILIGLSWGSILSMPYAMLSSSVDEDKMGFMMGLFNMFIVIPQIIAALGGVNVLSKLFGDTAIAPMLLAGTALIIGGLCNFLITDKKIISG; from the coding sequence ATGGAAAAACGTAAGTTAAGTTTCTGGGAAATTTGGAACATGAGTTTCGGTTTCTTAGGGATACAGTTCGGTTTTGCCCTACAAGGAGGTTATATGTCAAGAATCTTCCAAACGTTAGGTGCAGAACCACATGATATTCCTGGGTTATGGATTGCCGCACCTCTAACAGGTTTAATCGTTCAACCGATCATTGGATTTTTAAGTGATAGAACTTGGTCTACCCGATTCGGAAGAAGAAAGCCCTATTTTTTATTAGGTGCCGTTTTAAGTTCGTTTGCTTTATTTTTTGTACCATATTCATCAACTTTGTGGATTGCCGCAGGATTCTTGTGGATTTTAGATGCATCAATAAATATTAGTATGGAACCTTTTCGTGCATTAGTTGCAGATAAATTACCAGACGAACAGCGTTCTTATGGATTTATCATGCAAACCCTAATTATTGGAATTGGTACTTGGGTAGCATCAAATTTACCTTGGCTTGTAAAACAATTAGGTTTTGCAGAAACTAACGAAACAGGCGTTATTCCAGTGTATGTAAAAGTTGCATTTGGAATAGGCGCATTAGTCTTTTTATTGAGTATTCTTTATACTATTCTTACCACTAAAGAATATCCTCCAAAAGATTTAGAAGCATTTGAAACGAAAAAAAATGAAACAAATTTTATTACAGACTTTTTTGCTTCATTGCGCTCTATGTCTAGCAATATGCTAAAATTAGGAGTGATTCAATTTTTTAGTTGGTTTGCCTTTTTTACCATGTGGAGTATGGCAACTCCAGCATTAACTGAACATGTATTTAAAGCACCAGCGCCACTAAAAAAAGAGTTTAATTTACAAATTCCTGCAGAAAAGTTAGAATTTGAAACTTTAAATAATACCTTTCAGACCGCTTCAGATTCTGTAGGTTCTGCAATGGGCTTATATGGGTTATCTTCTATGGCATTTGCGCTTATTTTAACGTTTTATTCTTCGCGTTTAAAAGTGAACAGAAAATACATCCACATGTTTTCACTCATTGCAGGAGGAATAGGTTTTTTAATGATGAGTGTATTACCAAATCCAAGCTATTTAAATGCTTCATTTATTTTAATAGGTTTATCATGGGGAAGTATACTTTCCATGCCTTATGCTATGTTGTCAAGTTCAGTTGATGAAGATAAAATGGGCTTCATGATGGGACTTTTTAATATGTTTATCGTGATTCCTCAGATTATTGCTGCTTTGGGAGGTGTAAATGTGTTGTCAAAATTATTTGGAGATACAGCTATTGCACCAATGTTATTAGCAGGAACAGCATTAATAATAGGTGGACTTTGCAATTTTTTAATAACCGATAAAAAGATAATAAGTGGGTAA
- a CDS encoding LacI family DNA-binding transcriptional regulator, with product MRRKVTLKQIAKELDISISTVSKSLRDSHEISEETRQKVQAFAKLYNYKPNNIALSLKNKKTKTIGIIIPEIVHHFFATVISGIEQVANEKGYNVIVCLSDESFDKEVINLEMLASGSTDGFIMSLSKETQQKKDFHHIEEVINQGMPVVLFDRITNDVFCDKVIIDDQQAAYDAVSFFIEKKYKNIALITTVDYVSVGKLRTEGYLKALKEHKIAAQNHLILKIEDIEHCQDSITELLQNNEIDAVFAVNELFAVTAIKTALKLGKKVPVDIAVIGFTDGIISQFSTPTITTVSQNGIKMGQKAAKILIDRLEKEEEDEQYTTEIIETNLVFRESTTT from the coding sequence ATGAGAAGAAAAGTCACCCTTAAACAAATTGCAAAAGAATTAGATATTTCAATTTCTACAGTCTCAAAGTCGTTAAGAGATAGTCATGAAATTAGTGAAGAAACAAGGCAAAAAGTTCAGGCTTTTGCGAAATTGTATAACTATAAGCCTAATAATATTGCATTAAGCTTAAAAAATAAAAAAACAAAGACAATAGGAATCATTATTCCAGAAATTGTACACCATTTTTTTGCAACTGTAATCAGTGGAATTGAACAAGTGGCTAATGAGAAAGGATATAATGTTATTGTTTGTCTTTCAGACGAATCTTTTGACAAAGAAGTAATTAATTTAGAGATGCTAGCAAGCGGAAGTACAGACGGCTTTATCATGTCTTTGTCTAAAGAAACACAGCAGAAAAAGGACTTTCATCATATTGAAGAAGTCATTAATCAAGGGATGCCTGTAGTCTTGTTTGACAGAATTACTAATGACGTATTTTGTGATAAAGTTATTATTGATGATCAACAAGCAGCATATGATGCGGTAAGCTTTTTCATAGAAAAAAAATATAAAAATATAGCTTTAATAACTACAGTTGATTATGTAAGTGTGGGTAAATTAAGAACAGAAGGCTATTTGAAAGCGTTGAAGGAACATAAAATAGCCGCTCAAAATCATTTAATACTTAAAATTGAAGATATTGAACATTGCCAAGATAGCATTACTGAGTTGTTGCAAAACAACGAAATTGATGCTGTTTTTGCAGTGAATGAATTATTTGCAGTAACTGCAATTAAAACAGCACTTAAATTAGGTAAAAAAGTGCCCGTAGATATTGCTGTTATTGGTTTTACAGATGGTATTATTTCTCAATTTTCTACACCAACAATTACAACAGTGAGTCAAAATGGAATTAAGATGGGCCAAAAGGCAGCCAAAATATTAATTGACCGTTTAGAGAAAGAAGAAGAAGACGAACAATACACTACCGAAATTATCGAAACAAATTTAGTTTTTAGAGAATCTACGACAACGTAA
- a CDS encoding glycoside hydrolase family 13 protein — MKKILFFLFVSAYSFAQIDKVEPPFWYENMNLSQIQIMFYGKNIAQNTVSVSNGIVITGVQKTENPNYIFVTIDTKDVLAQEVVFTFKNKNKSFTQKYEIKKRKENSRLRESFDASDVIYLLMPDRFANGDLSNDSTPNTTEKADRNNPGGRHGGDIEGIIKNLDYIKSVGATAIWPTPLCEDNDKTYSYHTYAQSDVYKIDPRYGTNEDFVRLSAEMKKRNLKLVVDYVTNHWGAEHWMFKDMPTYDWFHQFPGYGQTNYRMTTQFDQNASKIDTKYCMDGWFVKSMPDLNQSNPMVLNYLIQNAIWWIEYADLNGFRVDTYSYADKVGIAKWTKAITDEYPNFNIVGEVWMYDQAQMAYWQKDSKIGAIQNYNSYLPSVMDFTLQEAIHNGVFNDDEASWFGGIIKVYNNFTNDFLYPNPNSLLVFFENHDTDRINEIYKNDFKKYQLALTLIATTRGIPQIYYGSEIGMAGDKSKGDADIRRDFPGGWATDTTTAFTKEGRTTEQAKYFDFTSKILNWRKSKNIIHTGKLTHYIPENNVYVYFRHDEKESVMVVINNSKDKQTFKVERFKENLEKYTKGIDVLSGNSFDCTKEITIDGKSSLILELK; from the coding sequence ATGAAAAAAATACTTTTCTTTTTATTCGTAAGCGCATACAGTTTTGCGCAAATTGACAAAGTTGAACCTCCTTTTTGGTACGAAAACATGAATCTAAGTCAGATTCAAATTATGTTTTATGGAAAAAACATTGCTCAAAATACGGTTTCAGTATCTAACGGAATAGTAATAACAGGTGTTCAAAAAACAGAAAATCCAAATTATATTTTTGTAACTATAGATACCAAAGATGTTTTAGCTCAAGAAGTAGTTTTTACATTTAAAAACAAAAATAAATCCTTTACTCAAAAATACGAGATTAAAAAAAGAAAAGAGAATTCACGATTAAGAGAAAGTTTTGACGCTTCAGATGTGATTTACTTACTTATGCCCGACCGATTTGCTAATGGAGATCTATCAAATGACAGTACACCAAATACAACAGAAAAGGCAGACAGAAATAATCCAGGAGGAAGACATGGTGGGGATATTGAAGGAATCATAAAAAATTTAGATTACATAAAAAGTGTAGGCGCTACGGCAATTTGGCCAACACCGCTTTGCGAGGATAACGATAAAACGTATTCGTATCATACTTATGCACAATCAGATGTGTATAAAATAGATCCAAGATACGGTACAAATGAAGATTTTGTTCGTTTATCAGCAGAAATGAAAAAAAGAAATTTGAAGTTAGTAGTAGACTATGTAACCAATCATTGGGGAGCAGAACACTGGATGTTTAAAGATATGCCTACCTATGATTGGTTCCATCAGTTTCCAGGATACGGACAAACAAATTATAGAATGACTACCCAATTTGATCAAAATGCTTCAAAAATCGACACAAAATATTGCATGGATGGATGGTTTGTAAAATCAATGCCCGATTTAAATCAATCTAATCCAATGGTGTTAAATTATTTAATTCAGAATGCAATTTGGTGGATTGAATATGCAGATTTAAATGGCTTTAGAGTAGATACCTATTCTTATGCAGACAAAGTAGGGATTGCAAAATGGACAAAAGCAATCACTGATGAATATCCAAATTTCAATATCGTTGGAGAAGTATGGATGTACGATCAAGCACAAATGGCTTATTGGCAAAAAGATAGTAAAATTGGAGCTATCCAAAATTACAATTCTTATTTACCTTCAGTTATGGATTTTACACTTCAGGAAGCAATTCATAATGGTGTATTTAATGACGATGAAGCGTCTTGGTTTGGTGGTATTATAAAGGTTTATAACAACTTTACGAATGACTTTCTATATCCAAACCCGAATAGTTTATTAGTGTTTTTTGAAAATCATGATACGGACAGAATTAATGAAATCTATAAAAATGATTTTAAAAAATACCAATTAGCTTTAACTCTTATTGCCACAACAAGAGGCATCCCTCAAATTTATTATGGATCAGAAATTGGAATGGCAGGAGATAAAAGTAAAGGCGATGCAGATATACGAAGAGATTTTCCAGGTGGCTGGGCTACAGATACAACAACCGCTTTTACAAAAGAAGGTAGAACAACAGAACAGGCTAAATACTTTGATTTTACATCAAAAATATTAAATTGGAGAAAAAGTAAAAACATTATTCATACAGGAAAGCTAACGCATTATATTCCTGAAAACAACGTATATGTTTATTTTAGACACGATGAAAAAGAAAGCGTTATGGTTGTAATCAATAATAGTAAAGATAAACAAACTTTTAAAGTAGAACGATTTAAAGAAAATCTTGAAAAATACACAAAAGGTATTGACGTTTTATCTGGAAATAGTTTTGATTGTACAAAAGAAATAACCATAGATGGCAAATCTAGCTTAATTTTAGAATTAAAATAA